The Priestia koreensis genomic interval TCGGCACCGACGGAAAGACCATGAATTTTATCTGACTCTTCTCCCTTGGCACTAAGCATAATAATGGGCACGTTCCCTTTGGATCGTATTTTAAAGGTTGCGGTAATGCCATCCATCTTCGGCATCATAATATCCAAAACCATCAGATGAACCTCATGCTGATCTAGCAGTTCAATTGCCTCTAAACCATTGGATGCCTTTAACACATGATAACCTTCGTTTTTTAAGTAAATTTCTATTCCATCCGCTATATCTTGATCATCGTCTGCTACGAGAATAGTAAAGGTAGTCATATCATCACCTCATCTCTTAATAATTGTATTGTATCCATCATTTCTGAATATTTTGGGAGGACAAAAATGAAGAATTTCTTAAGAAATAGTACGTTTTTAGCTTACTAGATGACCATAACAATGCGAAAAAGACCACTTTTACAGCGGCCGTCTTTTATATGTATCGTGTGCATAACCCGTGTAGTCATCGCTCTGTCATGTGGGCAACGGTATCTTTTGCAAAAGGTACCCGTTAAAATAAACGTTTCCAACCTACCAAATTATAACATACGAAAACGAGAGAAAGCAGGTGAAAATAAAAACCAGTCATCCGAAGAATGACTGGCCTTCATTTTATAATTGAAGCTCTCCCATACGTAGAAGCTCCACAACTGCTTGAGAACGTCCCTTAACGCCAAGCTTTTGCATTGCGTTTGAGATATGATTTCGAACTGTTTTTTCGCTGATAAACAGGTCACTAGCAATTTCCTTCGTTGTTTTATCTTGAACTAGCAGCTCAAATACTTCACGCTCTCTTTTTGTAAGTAACGGCTTTGGTTGAAAATCTTTCTCCTTCAATGTAACCCTCCTTGCCTGATTCAGAGTTGAACTATTGGATGGGTGTTAATTTAGTCAAGATATAGTATGTAAGAAGGAGTAAAGCGGTTCCTAGAATAATAAAAATCATGCCACTTTCATGACATGATTTTTCCTACTTTCCTAATGATGATTTTTCACCCATAAACAATGTCTTCATTTCCTCTGTCCACGCCACGCCTTTTCCCGTATGACGTGATATTTGGACAACCGTTCCTCTTCCCGTAAAGCCCATACGGCCGTGTTCATCGATTGCCATATAGTGAATGTCAACAGAGGAGTTACCGATCGTTTCAGCCTTTACGTATACTTTCAGTTTTTCATCAAAGAATATTTGCTTCAAGTAGTCGCACTGTAGATCTGCCACAACTGGAATCGTATCGTGGAGCGGATTCGTCCAGTCACTCATAAACCCTAAGTGCTTAAAGTATTCAATGCGCGCTTCTTCAAAATATGCAAACGGTACCGTGTTATTTAAGTGGCCAAACATGTCAGTTTCTGAAAAGCGTACCTTTATTTCATGAAAGAAAGTAAAGCCTTTCTTCCACTGTTCTAGATCTGTAATGTATTTTTCTTTGCTCAATACGGTCACTCCTTAAAAATGAATGATTGTTCACTCATTATATTTTAATAGAAAAGCGAAATGCTTTTTTTTTATAGATGGAAGGATGCTCTCTCACAAGAGCATCCTCCTTTCCAAAAAAGAAAATATCTCGCTCTGTTTGATCCAGTGATACTCGATTAAATTTGGTCACTACCGAAGAAGTTACGGAATGACTGAATTGCTGTATCACGGTTTAATGCTGCAATAGATGTTGTTAATGGAATTCCTTTTGGACATGCTTGCACACAGTTTTGTGAGTTACCACAGTTTGCAAGGCCACCATCATCCATAATAGAGTTTAGACGTTCATGTTTGTTTAGGGCACCTGTTGGATGCGCGTTGAACAAACGAACTTGTGATAGTGGTGCAGGTCCGATAAAGTTTGATTTACTGTTTACGTTCGGGCATGACTCTAGGCAAACGCCACATGTCATACATTTAGAAAGCTCATACGCCCATTGACGTTTTTTCTCTGGCATACGTGGTCCAGGGCCTAAATCGTACGTACCGTCAATTGGAATCCATGCTTTTACCTTTTTCAAGGAATCAAACATTCTGCTACGATCTACTTGTAGGTCACGAACGACAGGGAATGTTTTCATTGGCTCTAGACGAATAGGCTGCTCTAACTGATCGACAAGTGCTGTACAAGACTGACGAGGTCGACCGTTGATGACCATTGAACAAGCACCGCATACTTCCTCTAAGCAGTTCATGTCCCATGTAATAGGTGTCGTGTCTTTACCATCGGCATCAACTGGGTTACGACGAATTTCCATCAGCGCTGAGATAACGTTCATATTCGGGCGATACGGAATTTCGAACTTCTCTTCATAAGGAGCAGAAGTTGGAGAATCCTGACGTAAAATAGAAAACTTCACTGTTTTTTGAGCAGTTGCTGTTGTACTCATGGATTAACGAACCCCCTCTTTTTGTCCTTTTGACTCACTTTTTTTTTCATCTTTTTTCTTCGTATAATCACGCTTACGAGGTTTGATCAAGGAAACATCTACTTCTTCATAATGGAAAGCTGGTGCTGTTTTATGGCCAGTAAATGTTGCCATTGTTGTTTTTAAGAATTCCTCGTCGTTACGATCTGGGAATTCAGGCTTGTAGTGAGCACCGCGGCTTTCATTACGGTTGTAAGCTCCAAGTGTCATTACGCGAGCAAGTTGTAGCATGTTTTGAAGCTGTCTTGTAAACGATGCCCCTTGGTTGCTCCATTTTGCCGTATCATTAATGTTAATACGATCATAGCGTTCAATAAGCTCTTGGATTTTTTCATCTGTTTTTAACAGCTTGTCATTGTAACGAACAACCGTTACGTTATCTGTCATCCACTCGCCAAGCTCTTTATGAAGAACATATGCATTTTCGTTTCCGTTCATGGACATAATGTTGTTCCATTTTTCAAGCTCTTTCTTTTCATG includes:
- the gerE gene encoding spore germination transcription factor GerE, with translation MKEKDFQPKPLLTKREREVFELLVQDKTTKEIASDLFISEKTVRNHISNAMQKLGVKGRSQAVVELLRMGELQL
- a CDS encoding acyl-CoA thioesterase, with the protein product MSKEKYITDLEQWKKGFTFFHEIKVRFSETDMFGHLNNTVPFAYFEEARIEYFKHLGFMSDWTNPLHDTIPVVADLQCDYLKQIFFDEKLKVYVKAETIGNSSVDIHYMAIDEHGRMGFTGRGTVVQISRHTGKGVAWTEEMKTLFMGEKSSLGK
- the sdhB gene encoding succinate dehydrogenase iron-sulfur subunit, whose protein sequence is MSTTATAQKTVKFSILRQDSPTSAPYEEKFEIPYRPNMNVISALMEIRRNPVDADGKDTTPITWDMNCLEEVCGACSMVINGRPRQSCTALVDQLEQPIRLEPMKTFPVVRDLQVDRSRMFDSLKKVKAWIPIDGTYDLGPGPRMPEKKRQWAYELSKCMTCGVCLESCPNVNSKSNFIGPAPLSQVRLFNAHPTGALNKHERLNSIMDDGGLANCGNSQNCVQACPKGIPLTTSIAALNRDTAIQSFRNFFGSDQI